In Pleurocapsa sp. PCC 7319, the following are encoded in one genomic region:
- a CDS encoding Stf0 family sulfotransferase, with the protein MKPKLSYTIWFSQRTGSTLLCRALQSTGLAGKPSEWLNASDLLGKYQLDNYLLTECERKAPGFRHGDTKARSLPHVARGWLGNFY; encoded by the coding sequence ATGAAACCGAAACTATCTTACACCATCTGGTTTAGTCAAAGGACGGGTAGCACCCTGCTTTGTAGAGCCTTGCAGTCTACTGGTCTAGCGGGGAAACCTAGTGAATGGCTGAATGCCTCAGATTTGTTAGGTAAATATCAACTTGACAATTACTTGCTTACCGAATGCGAGCGTAAAGCCCCTGGCTTCAGACATGGGGATACAAAGGCGCGTAGTTTGCCGCATGTAGCGAGGGGATGGCTTGGCAACTTTTATTGA
- a CDS encoding RNA-guided endonuclease TnpB family protein, producing MKTYKFKLYQHQRNKYLHYSINASASIYNHCIALHKRYYKMFGKHLNQYRLMKHIAKLRKRKKYWKQVGSQAVQDIIQRIEKAYKLFFKQHQKGTRPPNFKKRRKYKSFTLKQAGYKFLSENKIKIGNKLFKFSLSRKIEGKIKTLTVKRNSLGELFLLVVTDYQQEYIPVVTGKSAGWDFGLKTFLTGSDGTKIKSPLFFNRLRNKLKAANRSLSRKKKGSHNWYRAKDHLNRIYEEISNQRRDWFWKLANKLTNEYDVLIFEDLNLDGMKRLWGRKVSDLSWASFLEVLETVAANKGKLVHYIDRFYPSSKTCSCCSYINQELSLKDREWTCIECNTSLDRDKNAAINIQRVGASTLKLGDVRQVQPAISA from the coding sequence ATGAAGACCTACAAATTCAAGTTATACCAACATCAAAGAAATAAATATTTGCACTATTCAATTAATGCTAGTGCCAGTATTTATAATCACTGTATAGCGTTGCACAAACGCTACTACAAAATGTTTGGCAAGCACTTAAATCAGTATCGTCTCATGAAGCATATAGCCAAATTAAGAAAGCGTAAAAAATACTGGAAACAGGTAGGTTCACAAGCTGTACAAGATATAATTCAACGCATTGAGAAGGCCTACAAATTATTCTTCAAGCAGCATCAGAAAGGAACTAGACCCCCTAACTTTAAAAAGCGTAGAAAGTATAAATCTTTCACTTTAAAACAAGCTGGTTATAAGTTTTTGTCTGAAAACAAAATCAAAATAGGAAATAAATTATTTAAGTTTTCTCTGAGTAGAAAAATCGAAGGAAAAATCAAGACCTTAACTGTTAAAAGAAATAGCTTGGGCGAGTTGTTCTTGCTGGTGGTAACTGACTATCAACAAGAATATATTCCAGTCGTGACGGGTAAAAGCGCAGGTTGGGATTTTGGCTTAAAGACTTTTCTAACTGGCAGTGATGGTACGAAAATTAAATCGCCACTATTTTTTAACCGACTGAGAAATAAACTAAAAGCTGCCAACCGCTCTCTATCCAGAAAAAAGAAAGGTTCTCATAACTGGTATCGAGCCAAAGACCATCTCAATCGAATTTATGAAGAGATCTCAAACCAGCGTCGTGATTGGTTCTGGAAGTTAGCTAACAAGCTAACCAATGAATACGACGTACTGATATTTGAAGATTTGAATCTCGACGGTATGAAACGGTTGTGGGGCAGAAAAGTAAGCGACTTGAGTTGGGCTTCCTTTCTAGAAGTCCTCGAAACTGTTGCTGCCAATAAAGGAAAGCTAGTTCACTATATCGACCGCTTTTATCCCAGCTCTAAAACTTGCTCTTGTTGTAGCTATATCAATCAAGAGTTAAGTCTCAAAGATAGAGAATGGACTTGTATTGAGTGCAATACCAGTTTGGATAGAGATAAAAACGCTGCAATTAATATTCAAAGGGTTGGGGCATCAACCCTTAAGCTAGGAGATGTCAGACAGGTTCAACCTGCTATCTCTGCCTGA